One Stenotrophomonas sp. SAU14A_NAIMI4_5 DNA segment encodes these proteins:
- a CDS encoding DUF3297 family protein, which translates to MSDTPPDHLAINPASPFHDAKALERGVGVRFNDIERDNVEEYSISEGWIRVQAGKARDRRGNPMTMKVNGKVEAYFLDQKPE; encoded by the coding sequence ATGAGCGATACCCCTCCCGACCACCTGGCGATCAACCCGGCCAGCCCCTTCCATGATGCCAAGGCGCTGGAGCGCGGCGTTGGCGTGCGTTTCAACGACATCGAGCGCGACAACGTCGAGGAATACTCGATCAGCGAAGGCTGGATCCGCGTCCAGGCCGGCAAGGCCCGCGACCGCCGCGGCAACCCGATGACCATGAAGGTCAATGGCAAGGTCGAGGCGTACTTCCTGGACCAGAAGCCGGAGTAA
- a CDS encoding Na+/H+ antiporter: protein MHTIEVVLAMLVAVVASGYLVRVLPFSLPLPLVQIALGAVIAGVFNRGHALEPEVFFLLFLPPLLFLDGWRIPKQGLFRDKGAILELAFGLVVFTVIGAGLLIHWMIPVMPLAVCFALAAIVSPTDPVAVGAIAAKAPIPKRLMHILEGESLLNDASGLVCFRFAVAAVMTGSFSLATASLTFLWVAVAGLAVGVAVTLGVSTFQRWLWRRFGEEPGAAMLVNLLIPFAAYLLAEEIHASGILAAVAAGIAMSYVELTGRVSGSMRVQRAGVWNMLQFSFNGIMFVLLGEQLPGIVERATTTMNETGHQSAWWLLVYVLVINAALIALRLLWVWLSLRWNLLRARRRGLERGEAPNWRIVVATSVAGVRGAITLAGVLTLPLFLPDGSAFPARDLVIFLAAAVILFSLVGASVALPQLLKGLQLPADSGERKEEDLARKLSSKAALAGVERMRQQLVMNQNTENVQLYNDAASRVSLLYQRHLEKDSDGPDVDPEKVNRMEQGYRQLRSAGLNAEREELFRLTRRGVISDEISRRLIRNLDLLESRKRD from the coding sequence TGCGCTGGAACCGGAAGTGTTCTTCCTGCTGTTCCTGCCGCCGCTGCTGTTCCTCGATGGCTGGCGCATTCCCAAACAGGGCCTGTTCCGCGATAAAGGCGCGATCCTCGAACTGGCGTTCGGCCTGGTGGTGTTCACCGTCATCGGCGCCGGCCTGCTGATCCACTGGATGATTCCGGTGATGCCACTGGCGGTGTGCTTCGCGTTGGCCGCCATCGTCTCGCCCACCGACCCGGTGGCCGTCGGTGCGATCGCCGCCAAGGCGCCCATTCCCAAGCGCCTGATGCACATCCTGGAAGGCGAATCGCTGCTCAACGATGCCTCCGGCCTGGTCTGCTTCCGCTTCGCCGTGGCGGCGGTGATGACCGGCAGCTTCTCGCTGGCCACCGCCTCGCTGACCTTCCTGTGGGTGGCCGTGGCCGGCCTGGCGGTGGGCGTGGCGGTCACCCTGGGTGTGTCCACGTTCCAGCGCTGGCTGTGGCGCCGCTTCGGCGAAGAGCCCGGCGCGGCGATGCTGGTCAACCTGCTGATCCCGTTCGCGGCCTACCTGCTGGCCGAAGAAATCCACGCCTCGGGCATCCTCGCGGCAGTCGCCGCCGGCATCGCGATGAGCTACGTCGAGCTGACCGGCCGCGTGTCGGGCAGCATGCGCGTGCAGCGTGCGGGCGTCTGGAACATGCTGCAGTTCAGCTTCAACGGCATCATGTTCGTGCTGCTGGGCGAGCAGCTGCCGGGCATCGTCGAGCGCGCCACCACCACCATGAACGAGACCGGCCACCAGAGCGCCTGGTGGCTGCTGGTGTACGTGCTGGTCATCAATGCCGCGCTGATCGCGCTGCGCCTGCTGTGGGTGTGGCTGTCGCTGCGCTGGAACCTGCTGCGCGCGCGCCGCCGTGGCCTGGAGCGGGGCGAGGCGCCGAACTGGCGCATCGTGGTGGCGACCTCGGTGGCCGGCGTGCGCGGTGCCATCACCCTGGCCGGCGTGCTGACCCTGCCGCTGTTCCTGCCCGATGGCAGCGCCTTCCCGGCGCGTGACCTGGTGATCTTCCTGGCCGCGGCGGTCATCCTGTTCTCGCTGGTCGGCGCCAGCGTGGCGCTGCCGCAGCTGCTGAAGGGCCTGCAGCTGCCGGCCGATTCGGGCGAACGCAAGGAGGAGGACCTGGCCCGCAAGCTGTCCTCCAAGGCCGCCCTGGCCGGGGTGGAGCGCATGCGCCAGCAGCTGGTGATGAACCAGAACACCGAAAACGTACAGCTGTACAACGACGCGGCCTCGCGGGTCAGCCTGCTGTACCAGCGCCATCTGGAAAAGGACAGCGACGGCCCCGACGTGGACCCGGAGAAGGTGAACCGGATGGAGCAGGGCTACCGCCAGCTGCGCAGTGCCGGCCTGAACGCCGAGCGCGAGGAGCTGTTCCGCCTGACCCGGCGCGGGGTGATCTCCGACGAGATCTCGCGGCGCCTGATCCGCAACCTCGACCTGCTGGAATCGCGCAAGCGCGATTGA